CTGGAGCCAGGCGTCACAAATCCCAAAGCCGAGGCGAAAGCGTATTTTATCGATCATCGCAGATTTACTGATCTGATTGAGGAGGATACTGGGTGAGTTTTGGATCAGGGCGAAACCTGAATT
The DNA window shown above is from Gammaproteobacteria bacterium and carries:
- a CDS encoding glycosyltransferase gives rise to the protein MPPSVIIFRKRLLSYSETFIADQGQMLPTYQPVYCGFSRDNSGFALIQNSPSILLNQISKSAMIDKIRFRLGFGICDAWLQ